From a region of the Streptacidiphilus albus JL83 genome:
- a CDS encoding polysaccharide deacetylase family protein gives MNAPVPVFLYHSVSTDPAPWIAPFTVAPRTFTEQLDQLAASGRTVVPLRRLVAALRGGPPLPANSAVLTFDDGFADFYWTVAPLLGARELPATLFVTTGAVHPPGGRAAGSLLPPADMLNWRQLATLDACGIEIGGHSRTHPQLDTLGGRSVCAEVAGCKRELQEVLGHPVTAFAYPHGYSSPAVRRRVQKSGWTSACGVGRAFSSAADDPLAISRLMVMADTPPELFRSWTQGGGAPVAPFPERLRTRGWRAYRRARAAVHCPVGGPPAC, from the coding sequence GTGAACGCCCCGGTGCCGGTCTTCCTCTACCACTCGGTGTCGACCGATCCGGCGCCCTGGATCGCCCCGTTCACCGTGGCGCCGAGGACCTTCACCGAGCAGTTGGACCAACTCGCCGCCAGCGGCCGCACCGTCGTCCCGCTGCGCCGGCTGGTCGCCGCGCTGCGCGGCGGGCCGCCGCTGCCGGCGAACTCCGCCGTGCTCACCTTCGACGACGGCTTCGCCGACTTCTACTGGACGGTGGCGCCGCTGCTCGGCGCACGGGAGCTGCCGGCCACCCTCTTCGTCACCACCGGGGCGGTGCACCCGCCCGGCGGCCGGGCGGCGGGCAGCCTGCTGCCGCCCGCCGACATGCTGAACTGGCGTCAGCTGGCCACCCTGGACGCCTGCGGCATCGAGATCGGCGGCCACAGCCGCACCCATCCCCAGCTGGACACCCTGGGCGGCCGGAGCGTCTGCGCCGAGGTGGCCGGCTGCAAGCGGGAGCTGCAGGAGGTGCTGGGCCACCCGGTCACCGCCTTCGCCTATCCGCACGGCTACTCCAGCCCGGCGGTGCGCCGCCGGGTCCAGAAGTCCGGCTGGACCTCGGCCTGCGGAGTCGGCCGTGCCTTCAGCTCGGCCGCCGACGACCCGCTGGCCATCTCCCGGCTGATGGTGATGGCGGACACCCCGCCGGAGCTCTTCCGCAGCTGGACCCAGGGCGGCGGCGCGCCGGTGGCGCCGTTCCCGGAGCGGCTGCGGACCCGCGGCTGGCGCGCCTACCGCCGGGCCAGGGCCGCGGTGCACTGTCCGGTCGGCGGGCCGCCGGCCTGCTGA